The genomic DNA tatttattttaatgtgtgtaggTGTCTTGcttatatgcatgtctgtgtaccatgtgcttccctgggacccacaggggccagaagagggcgataGATCCCATTGAACTAGTGTTATAGATGGTtgagccatgtgggtgttggggactgaacctggagcctctgcaagagcagcctgtgctcctcaatactgagccatctctctggcccccaaaagtttttgtttgtttttaatgtacagCACAAAATCTTAACATTGTTCTATATATTCACCTTTATCTGTGAACCTAGGAAAGGACTTTTCCCTTCAGTTTGGGCCACAGATATCTTAGTCCAGTAGAACAAAGAGTTGAGCAGGGACATGTTTCAAGAACCAGAACCAGCcgggtggtgttggtggtgcatgtctttaatcccagtactcgggatgcagggacaggtggatctctgtgagtttcaagccagcctggtctactgagttccaggacagccaggactgttacacagagaaatcctgtccctgtctcaaaaaaagcaaaaagaaaacagtaatctATAGTTTCTATGTTATTTGGGGTTCATAGAGGCAGTCTCTATCTTCGTTTACCTACTAGATGTCAAGGAGTTAAATAAAGCACAGCGCCTACCTTTTGGGGTTTGTATCCTCTGGGAGCAACGATTACAATACTCTGAGATGGGGCAGGGACTGTGATAATATACAGTTACTGGAGTTATATCCTCTCACATTCAAGGctccattaaaatatttaaaatacatggaTGTGGGGGTAGGCTTGGCAGGATGATTCAGGAGGACTGCTGAACAACATCCCCAGAACATCTACATGGTAGGAGACAGACAACTCCCAAAGGttgtatgttcacacacacacatgcagtgggGGTGGTGAATGCTCGCTTTTTATTATCGTGCTGGGTATCTAACCGAGACCTCTCAAATGATAGACCCAGCCCCATCTTTTCATTAAGACACTCTCTCAGGGGCCTGAGCCTTGAACCAAACAACTAATTCTAGGTGTGGTTCCCAATGATACGGAGACACATAAGAGAAGCATATCATATCAGGGTTCATGGAGTAGCTTCCAGAATTATCAAGGGGTCCCATTCATACTTGTAGCCCATGACTTTTTGCATCCTATTCAGGACCGCCTGCCTAGGGGATgttgccacccacagtgggttgggtcTTCCCACAAAATTAAGTTTATTACAATACCCTGTATACACACCCACAGACTAACCAATCACTCACTGACTCTTCCCCAgagactctaggttgtgtcaagttgacagttaaaattaTCAAGGCTCCCCTGTTACGATGGTCATGGACTTCCCTGCTGAACTGTAAACCccaataaacttttatttaaaaaaaaatatccctgtctcaaaagaccaataAATAAAGAATTGTCAAGGCTAGAGCACAACTCAATGGGTCAGCATCCATGCAGTTATGCATGGTGACAACTCACCCACAGGACCTTGAGGGTCGACTCTCACCTAAATTCTGTGTTTCTTCTCCTACAACCAGCTTCTGAAAGCCAAAACGGGAACGGACCAAGCACCCAACCGGGCCCTGGCGGTGGCCCCCATCCCTCTCACACTGCCTCACATGCCCCCAGCACCCGAATCACTCGAAGCCAACCAAACCACACACCTTCTGGCCCCCCTGGCCCCTCCAGCAACCCTGTCAGTAACGGCAAAGAAACCCGCAGGAGCAGCAAGAGATAGCAAGAGACAAGTCCTCTCCCTTCCACCACGACCAGACCAGGTGTCTGCCCGAGAACAAGACAGTCTCCTACTGGGCTTCTGGCCTTGAGATTGGAGGGTGGAGTAGCTTCCCTGGAGGGGTGGTGAGCAGTGGCCTAACCCACCTCAAGCTCCTGCCCTCCTTGTCCTGCTGACGTTGCCTGTCCCCTGGGATCCAGGGCCCTCTGCCTGCCCTCCTTCCTCTGGAAAAGACagtctgtttgtgtgtgggggtgggggataggagGGTCTCCTTCCTAATAAATGTGCCCACTCTCTTCCGGACTGCTTTGTTTTTCCTAGGAATGGAGGTTAGCAGGTATGCAGTTAGGGAGTGTGGTGCCCAGGCAAGGAGGCCTTGGGCAATGCAAGCCTGCCCCTTTAAGGTAGtgtccctcccctgccccctccctgcaGGTGACCCTTGTCCAGCCTTGCCTGCCACAAGAAGGCTGGGTGCCCCTTCCTCTGGGTGTCCTTTCTGTCTCCCGTCCTGCTGTCAGGTAATGCCAACCCCAAACCCCTGAACCAATCACCCTAATCAGACTTTGATCCCCAACCTTAAGCCAGGTCAGGTGTCAGGGGAGCCTGTTCTGGCGCCTTTTCCTCAACAGGGCCTCTTCCCCTTTGTTGTTCATTGATTACAGAGAGTGCTGATAGTTACTGCTTGCTGGAGTGGGAAATtgctctctcttctgcttcccagggtgAGGGACTGCTAAGAACAGCTTCTTTGCTGAATGTGTCTGGGATTGCTACTTATCTgcctcttcccctgctctccccccctcaccccacccccccagtTTAGGGACACCTTGGTTCAGCTTTCCAGGGAGTGTGGGGATGGGGTTGGAAGCAGATGAAGCAGCTCAGTACCAGATGTAAGGTACTCGGGGAGTGGATATTCAgaagactgggggaggggggggtacCGAATgggttataaaatatttaagaggaAAGAAACTGAGCACAGGTTCTTAACCATGTGGCTTCCCCAGGGCAGAGGGTGGCCCCTCCCCAGACAGGGCCTAGCAGAGACTGACTTTTGACCCCCCCATCCCAGAGACCAGTGAACCATTAACTCCTATATGAACCTTCCCACACTTGCCCCGCCCCCGGCTCCGCCCCAAAGCCAATGGGAAGGGGAAACCTATCCATTTCAGTCCTGTATGGGACGTGGCTTCCATTGCATCTGAAGGCTGAACTCCTGACTCAGGAATCTCTTAAGGGCcacagtgaggccttccagggacCTGCGGTAACATCTCTCACATTGCCAGTAGGGGTGAGGCCCTGGATATTACGGGGGAATAGGGAGCTGGAGCAAAGTGAGAGGTGGGTCTAGGGAACCCAAGATGTTAGCCCACTTTGGACCACATGCAGGGAGAACTCTGGGTCAGGAAGCTGCtgcagaaggcagaggggagggacagaggcagTCTCAGATTAAGCTACATCAAGGGTATATGACCGCCCTGAGCTGAAGGGCAGAATCCCTGACCTGACCCCAACACCCCCCTCCTTGTTCTAGGACACAATCCTCAGGATGTTCCAAGGAAAATAGAAGTCAGAACCAGAGGCCCTAACCCACACCCCAGTGATGGGGCCCCCAGTGCGCCGTCTGTTGGCTggcttgtgtgtgggggtggtctTGGGCTGGGTAGGAGGCTCAGTCCCCAGCCTGGGCCCAGCTGAACAGGAACAGAACCACTACCTAGCCCAGCTGTTTGGCCTGTATGGAGAGAACGGGACACTGACTGCAGGGGGCCTGGCTCGGCTTCTCCACAGCCTAGGGCTGGGCCGAGTTCAGGGGCTTCGCCTGGGACACCATGAGCCTCCAACTGGGAGAGCTGCACCCCCAAGTGGCGACAATTTCACACACAGGTATTCATCTCTCTTTCAACCCCCAAAGGTCACATTTCCCAGCTCCACTCAGTGCTAACTCTCTAGTTGCCTAGTGCTGGCTTCTTGAAATGAATGACAAGTCCTCTAGGCCCCAGCTGCTCAGTGTCCTGCAAAGTCTGGCTTACCTCTATTGACTTTTAATTCTCCCATCTCCAGATCCTTGGGTCCTCAAAAGCCTTGGTCTTGATATGCACGTCTCCAGGCTGACTTGGCTTTCAATGTGGAGGCCTTCTGGCTTCTCCCCCCAGACCCACAGCTACCCACCCTAGGCTGTCCCTTCACCAGACTCAGGGCAGGTGCCTGGGAACTTGAGTGAGTCCGACTCTTAATTCATCTGATCTAGGCCCCAGGAACCGGAGCTGAGTGTGAATGTCTGGGCAGGAATGCCTCTGGGTCCTTCAGGCTGGGGTGAACTGGAGGAGTCAAAGGCCCCCGATCTGCCCCATGAGCCAGGGCCCTCAGGCCTAGACCTCTTTCACAGACTTCTGCTGCTGGACCATTCGTTGGCTGACCATCTGAATGAAGATGTAAGTCTGATGGTCTCTAGAGAGGGAGCAGGAGCCATTGCACTAGGTGGCCCAAAGTATTTGAAGAGGCAGTAACTGAAGAGGCAGTAACTGAATAGTTAGTTAGTATTAGATATGTTATTCTAATAGTGAAAGATAACTCCTTTGGCTTTAGTGCAGGCTGACCAAACTCAGGAGCCAAACTTAACACACAGTTCAGAGAAGTATCTTAGGATGGTTATGTGAAGAGGTGTCCTGGAGACGACGCTGTCTATCTAGAAAAAGTCaccatttttccttgttttgcaTCCACAGGAAGGCAGCAGACAAAGCTGTCAGGTCCTGAGATTGGTTGACATGGCGCATCAGAAGGGGCATTCCAGCCTAGGCTGGATCAATACATGACAGGGATGTTGACAAAAGACAGACAGCCTGTCAGATTCTTTCCCTTCTAGGATTATGGTATGGAGGGCTCTAGTCTAGCTGCCAAAACAGCTCCATCACTAAAACAAAGAGATTTCCAGGGCATGAGAGGGAAATGACAGCAGTAGTCACTAGAAAACTGAGAAATTCACACTGAATACTTACAACAGACTGAATATTCACCAGTGATTAACACACATTGAGTCCCCTTATCCCCGGCTCTAATGCACATGTCAGTGTGAGCCaaggggaccctaagagagaactGGGACTCCATGGAGAACAGATGTTGAGATCTGGGCTGTAGTTCACTGTGACTCCCTAACACACCATCCTCTCCTCAATCTCAGTGTCTGAATGGTTCCCAGCTGCTGGTCAATTTTGGCCTCAACCCTGTTGCTCCTCTGACCCCTCGTCAGTTTGCTCTGCTATGTCCAGCCCTGCTTTACCAGATTGACAGCCGTGTCTGCATCAAAACCCCAGCTCCAGCACCTCCAGGAGACGTACTGTCTGGTCAGTGAATGAGAAGGGGGGGCAACACCCTGCATCCTGGTAGGGAGGGGGGTCTCTTGCTGAGGAAGGGGGCTCACTGGGGTCCAATGTCCCTTTAGTGTATCTCTGCCCACATAGTGCCTCTGGGCTAGTCCTGGCCTAACATTAGCCTCACTATTTTTCCTTCCCAGCCCTGCTTCATAGTGCCCTGGCAGTCCTGCTGCTCAGCCTCCCTGCTCCCCTctccctgctgctgctgaggcTCCTGGGACCTCGTGTGTTACGGCCGGTGCTAGGCTTCCTAGGGGCCCTGGCCGTGGGCACCCTTTGTGGAGACGCATTGCTACACCTGCTGCCCCACGTATGTGAAGCTCCATCTTCATACCCTGATCCCGTGGCAGCTAGCCTCCATGGATCCCTGTGTTCCTAGCCACAGACCCCTTGCCACTCTCTATCTGCTCCCACATCCTAAACCCTCACCTCTGGCTTCAGTCACAGCTGCCTTCACTGGGAGAAGGGGATGCTGTTGGGGGTAGGGGTTTCCAGGGTCTGCTCTGATCTACTTTCTGACAGGCACAAGGAGGGCAACACACAAGACATAGTGAGCAACCAGAGGAGGATCTGGGTCCAGGGCTATCAGTGCTTGGTGGCCTCTTCCTGCTCTTCGTGCTAGAAAACATGCTAGGACTTGTGCGGCACAGAAGGCTCAGGCCAGTGAGTGACACCCTTTTCTTCTACCAAACCCAGAATCCTAGCCAGGCCAGGAAATGAGGGGCACCGTGTGTTTCTGGACCTTGGCTGCTTGGCCAATTACACAGGACTTGTCTGCTACTGAGTGGGCATGGGCCTCTTAGCATAGACCCAGGACTTGTGGCCAAATGGCTTCTTTTCTGCAGTTCCTAACATTAAACATAAGGAAATGCCAACCTGGGAACGGGCATAGGTCAAAAAAAACATTCTCCAGGTGCTAGAAAGTGGAACCAGGTGTTCATTTTCCCAGCTGCTGGCCTGGTCTCCCCTTAGTCCCTGGCCCTGCTGCCTCCTCCACCAGGAGGGATGCCCTCCCATTTCAGAGATGCTGCAGGAACAAAAGGGATCTTGGAGAACCAAACCCTGACCCAGAGGACGGCAGTGGGATGGTCCTTCGACCCCTACAGGCAACTTCAGGTGACTAGAGGAGAAAATAAGTACACTAAGGAACTAGCCTGTAGTTCCCACTTGCAGTTACCCGACACTTGTCCTGGTCTTCTCACAGCAGAACCAGAGGTTCAGGGCCAGGGAGAGAACAGCCAGTCCCCACCAGCTCCAGCCGCTCCTAGGCACCGAGGCCACAGTCACGAGCATCGGGGTGGCAGCAGTCCTAGTATCGCATGGATGGTTCTCCTGGGAGATAGCCTTCACAACTTCACTGATGGGCTTGCACTAGGTTTGAGGCCACCCACGGGAGCGGAGGTGGGAGGCAGGGCTTTGAACCAGCAGGGACGGGAGAGCTGCCAGGAAGGTGGGAGAGGTGAGAGATGGAGCAGAGAGCAACTTCCAACTTTCTTCAAGAACAGCCTTTGATTCTGATGCCAGGTGCCGCCTTCTCTGACGGCTTCTCCAGTGGCCTCAGCACCACCCTAGCAGTCTTCTGCCACGAGCTGCCCCATGAACTGGGTAGGAATGGCAAACACAGGGTAGGTGGGCTCCAGAAAGGAGGCCTCTGAGGACAAAGTGAGGGGCAGCTCCGATTCACCCTCCTGTCCTTTGTCCCCCCAAACAGGTGACTTTGCCATGCTGCTTCAGGCAGGGCTGTCATTCC from Cricetulus griseus strain 17A/GY chromosome 1 unlocalized genomic scaffold, alternate assembly CriGri-PICRH-1.0 chr1_0, whole genome shotgun sequence includes the following:
- the Slc39a5 gene encoding zinc transporter ZIP5 isoform X2; this encodes MGPPVRRLLAGLCVGVVLGWVGGSVPSLGPAEQEQNHYLAQLFGLYGENGTLTAGGLARLLHSLGLGRVQGLRLGHHEPPTGRAAPPSGDNFTHRPQEPELSVNVWAGMPLGPSGWGELEESKAPDLPHEPGPSGLDLFHRLLLLDHSLADHLNEDCLNGSQLLVNFGLNPVAPLTPRQFALLCPALLYQIDSRVCIKTPAPAPPGDVLSALLHSALAVLLLSLPAPLSLLLLRLLGPRVLRPVLGFLGALAVGTLCGDALLHLLPHAQGGQHTRHSEQPEEDLGPGLSVLGGLFLLFVLENMLGLVRHRRLRPRCCRNKRDLGEPNPDPEDGSGMVLRPLQATSEPEVQGQGENSQSPPAPAAPRHRGHSHEHRGGSSPSIAWMVLLGDSLHNFTDGLALGAAFSDGFSSGLSTTLAVFCHELPHELGDFAMLLQAGLSFRRLLLLSLVSGVLGLGGAALGVGLSLGPVPLTPWVFGVTAGVFLYVALVDMLPVLLRPPEPLPVLHVFLQGLGLLLGGSLMLTIALLEEQLLPMVPDS
- the Slc39a5 gene encoding zinc transporter ZIP5 isoform X1; this translates as MGPPVRRLLAGLCVGVVLGWVGGSVPSLGPAEQEQNHYLAQLFGLYGENGTLTAGGLARLLHSLGLGRVQGLRLGHHEPPTGRAAPPSGDNFTHRPQEPELSVNVWAGMPLGPSGWGELEESKAPDLPHEPGPSGLDLFHRLLLLDHSLADHLNEDCLNGSQLLVNFGLNPVAPLTPRQFALLCPALLYQIDSRVCIKTPAPAPPGDVLSALLHSALAVLLLSLPAPLSLLLLRLLGPRVLRPVLGFLGALAVGTLCGDALLHLLPHAQGGQHTRHSEQPEEDLGPGLSVLGGLFLLFVLENMLGLVRHRRLRPRCCRNKRDLGEPNPDPEDGSGMVLRPLQATSAEPEVQGQGENSQSPPAPAAPRHRGHSHEHRGGSSPSIAWMVLLGDSLHNFTDGLALGAAFSDGFSSGLSTTLAVFCHELPHELGDFAMLLQAGLSFRRLLLLSLVSGVLGLGGAALGVGLSLGPVPLTPWVFGVTAGVFLYVALVDMLPVLLRPPEPLPVLHVFLQGLGLLLGGSLMLTIALLEEQLLPMVPDS